The genomic stretch AGCCGGAACGCGGCGGTCTCGTTGTGCAGGGCGCTGCCGGGGACCACCTCTTCGGCACGCCAGATGGAGCGCTGGGCGAAGGAGAGCGGGGCGCGGCCGCGCTCGCTCCTGGACGGAAGGGCGGCAGCGCTCATCGGGTGCTCCCTGAGGTCACGGCGGCGGCGAGGCCGGCGACGGTCGGGTCGTTGACGAAGGCGCGCAGCGGGACGTCCACTCCGAACAGCGAGCGCAGCCGGTCCAGGAGCCGGGCGATCGCGAGGGAGTCGCCGCCGAGCAGGGTGAAGCTGTCGTGGCGTCCGACGGCCGGCAGGTGCAGCAGCTCGCTCCACACCTGCGCGATCCTGGCCTCCGCGCCCTCCCGGGGCGGGTCCGCGGTCTCGGCGGCGACCCGCGCGGCCGACGGCGGCGGCAGGGCCCGCCGGTCGGCCTTGCCGTTGAGGGTGCGGGGGATGGCGGCGAGACGCACGTACACGGCCGGACGGCTGCCCGGCGCGAGGCCGCTCTCCGCGTGGGCGCGCAGTTCCCCGTCGGTCACGGCGGCGCCCGCGACCACGTAGGCGAGCAGCACGGCGTCGGCGCCGTCCTCGGACACGGCGGCGGCACACACGTCGCTGACCCCGGGGTGGCGCCGCAGGGCGTCCTCGACCTCGCCCAGTTCGACCCGTACGCCGTTGACCTTGACCTGCTGGTCGCGGCGGCCGAGGACTTCCAGAACGCCGTCCGGGCGCAGCCGGCCGAGGTCGCCCGTGCGGTAGGCGTGGACGCCGGTGAAGCCTCCGGGCCGGCCGTCGAGGTAGCCGCCGAGCGGAAAGGGCGTCCGGATCTCGACCTCTCCGATGGAACCGGTGACGGCCTCGCCCGCGGCCAGGACCCGCACCTCCACGCCGGGCATGGGCCGGCCGGCGGGCACGGTCAGGGCCTCGGCATCCTCCGCACCGAGGCGCCGGAACACCTTGGTCATGGTGGTCTCGGAGGGGCCGTACAAGTTCACCAGCCCCTTGCGGTCGCCGAACAGGCCGCGCCACCAGGCGACATCGGCGGGCCGCACCTGCTCCCCGGCGAGCAGGACGGTCCTGAGCCGGGGGAGGGAGTCCCCGGTGAGGGCGGCGGCGCGCAGGGTGCGGAAGAGCGTGGGCACGCAGTGCAGCACCTCGACCTCCTGCTCCTCCAGCCACTCGGCGAGGGAGCCGGCGACGGGTACGGCCCCGGGGCCGACCGCCCGGACACTGCCGCCCGCGCGCAGCGGAACGAGGGCGTCGCGGAGGAAGGCGTCGAAGCCGGGCGAGGTGAGCAGGGAGACCCGGGCGCCCTCGGCGATGCCGAACTCGGTGGTCTCCCAGTCGAGGAAGTGCTCGACCGCCCGGAGGCTGCCCTTGATGCCCTTGGGGCGCCCGGTGGTGCCGGAGGTGAAGTAGACGTACCCCGCGTCGGGTACGTCGAGCCCGCGCCAGTCCGCCGCGTGCCAGGGCCCGGGCTCGACGGCGTCGGCGTCGATGTGGCGCGCCGTGCCGGAGGTCAGGACCTGGTGGCCGGCGAGTGCCGCGCCGCCGGCCCGGTCGCTGACGACGGCTGTCGGGCGCAGGTCCTCCAGCATCGCGGTCCAGCGCGCCGCGGGCTGGCGGACGTCGACGGGGCCGAAGGCCCGGCCGGTGGCGGCGCACGCCAGGATGGCGGCGATGACCGGGAAGGGGTCGGCGCAGGCGATGAGGACCGGTCCGTCCCCTCCGGCAAGACGGTCCCTCAGACCGGCCGCGTACGCGGCGAGTTCACGCCGGGTGTACTCGCGCCCCGAGGTGACGACCGCGGTCGCCCCTCCGTCCCGCTCCACATGGCCGGCCCAGCGGTCCAGGATCATGGTGTGGCTCACAGCTCTCCGTTCTTGATCCGTCGGGCCACGACCGCCAGGGGGTCGATGGCAGGGAACTCTTCCGACCTTCCGGATACGGCGATGGCCTGGGTGACCAGGTGGAGCTCGGTACAGGCCGCGACGAAGGCCCGCACCCCGTAGCGGGGCAGGGCGTCACGCAGGAAGTCGACCGTCCCGAGCGGGTCCCCGCCGCGCTTGACCCGGTAGACCTCCCGGTGCAGCTCCTCCAGGTCGTCCGGGCGGAGCGCCACCAGGTGCCGCACGGCCCGCTCCGCGTGCGGGCCGGAGGTCAGCAGCCCCTCCCTCGCCGTGCCCTTGGTGCACAGCAGGAGGTGCGGCTCCGCCGCGCGGACCAGTTCCTCGTGGATGATGTCCACCAGGGACACACAGCGTCCGAGGAGGTCGGACGGCAGGTCGCCGAACACCCGGTGGGCGGTGACGCAGGCGATGACGATCCGTTCGGCGCCCGCGGTCACCAGGCCGCGGACGGCCCTCTCGACGGCCCGGTACAGCGGTTCGAGGTCTCCCCGGCCGATCGCCTCGGTGCGGTCGACCACCGCGGGGTCCGACCACAGCAGCACCCGCGGCGACTCCTGCTCGGGGCGGCCGTCGTCGGGGCGGTAGACGGTCCGCAGCAGCTCGGTCGAGGCCAGGGGGCCCATAC from Actinacidiphila yeochonensis CN732 encodes the following:
- a CDS encoding non-ribosomal peptide synthetase, encoding MSHTMILDRWAGHVERDGGATAVVTSGREYTRRELAAYAAGLRDRLAGGDGPVLIACADPFPVIAAILACAATGRAFGPVDVRQPAARWTAMLEDLRPTAVVSDRAGGAALAGHQVLTSGTARHIDADAVEPGPWHAADWRGLDVPDAGYVYFTSGTTGRPKGIKGSLRAVEHFLDWETTEFGIAEGARVSLLTSPGFDAFLRDALVPLRAGGSVRAVGPGAVPVAGSLAEWLEEQEVEVLHCVPTLFRTLRAAALTGDSLPRLRTVLLAGEQVRPADVAWWRGLFGDRKGLVNLYGPSETTMTKVFRRLGAEDAEALTVPAGRPMPGVEVRVLAAGEAVTGSIGEVEIRTPFPLGGYLDGRPGGFTGVHAYRTGDLGRLRPDGVLEVLGRRDQQVKVNGVRVELGEVEDALRRHPGVSDVCAAAVSEDGADAVLLAYVVAGAAVTDGELRAHAESGLAPGSRPAVYVRLAAIPRTLNGKADRRALPPPSAARVAAETADPPREGAEARIAQVWSELLHLPAVGRHDSFTLLGGDSLAIARLLDRLRSLFGVDVPLRAFVNDPTVAGLAAAVTSGSTR
- a CDS encoding aspartate/glutamate racemase family protein, with amino-acid sequence MSRMTRLASPGEQTGRATRPRGARPALPLVGVVGGMGPLASTELLRTVYRPDDGRPEQESPRVLLWSDPAVVDRTEAIGRGDLEPLYRAVERAVRGLVTAGAERIVIACVTAHRVFGDLPSDLLGRCVSLVDIIHEELVRAAEPHLLLCTKGTAREGLLTSGPHAERAVRHLVALRPDDLEELHREVYRVKRGGDPLGTVDFLRDALPRYGVRAFVAACTELHLVTQAIAVSGRSEEFPAIDPLAVVARRIKNGEL